From the Selenomonas timonae genome, one window contains:
- the rnpA gene encoding ribonuclease P protein component, producing MEKKLTLPRAKMIKRRSDFQHVYQKGTSFAGRRMILYVLRDARVAGKVGFAAGKKLGCAAVRSRTKRLLREAYRHMQHELRGDVGILLIGRAGLSAGKMQDAAAELRMLARRAKIFADGREKSRTGEQ from the coding sequence ATGGAAAAAAAACTCACACTGCCGCGCGCAAAGATGATCAAGCGCCGCAGCGATTTTCAACATGTCTATCAAAAGGGGACATCCTTCGCGGGGCGGCGGATGATCCTCTACGTTCTGCGTGACGCGCGCGTTGCGGGCAAGGTCGGCTTCGCCGCAGGGAAAAAGCTCGGCTGTGCCGCTGTGCGCAGTCGTACGAAGCGCCTCCTGCGCGAGGCATATCGCCATATGCAGCACGAGCTGCGCGGTGATGTTGGGATACTCCTCATCGGGCGCGCAGGACTCTCTGCGGGCAAAATGCAGGACGCCGCCGCAGAGCTCAGAATGCTCGCACGCCGCGCCAAGATCTTTGCGGACGGACGGGAAAAGAGCCGCACGGGGGAGCAGTGA
- the yidD gene encoding membrane protein insertion efficiency factor YidD codes for MKRLLLLLVHVYRSGISPLLPPSCRYYPTCSAYALEAIERYGAWRGGWMALRRILRCHPFHKGGYDPVP; via the coding sequence ATGAAGCGGCTGCTCCTCCTTCTCGTGCACGTTTATCGGAGCGGCATCTCGCCGCTCCTCCCCCCATCGTGTCGCTACTATCCGACCTGCTCGGCATATGCGTTGGAGGCGATTGAGCGCTACGGCGCATGGCGCGGCGGCTGGATGGCACTCCGGCGCATCCTGCGCTGCCATCCGTTTCACAAGGGGGGCTACGACCCCGTACCATGA
- a CDS encoding YidC/Oxa1 family membrane protein insertase, with protein MIEFFSNLFQPIIHILQFILGGFYTVTSAAGLVSYGFPIILLTILIKLVTYPLTVKQIKSMKAMQEIQPKMKKIQEKYKNNPQMLQQKTGELFRESGVNPLAGCLPLLVQMPILMGMYYALFNFTFPSPEAAAFFWLPNMSEPDPFYILPVLSAATTYLQQKMTSTEMNAQMKIMMTVMPLFIGWISLTFPSGLVLYWVTMNIVQITQQWWMYRGEGAAKEAH; from the coding sequence TTGATCGAATTTTTTAGCAATCTCTTTCAGCCGATCATTCATATTTTGCAGTTTATTCTCGGGGGATTCTACACCGTCACGAGCGCTGCAGGCCTCGTCAGCTACGGCTTTCCCATCATTCTTCTCACCATCCTCATCAAGCTTGTGACCTACCCGCTCACCGTCAAGCAGATCAAATCCATGAAGGCGATGCAGGAAATCCAGCCGAAGATGAAAAAGATCCAGGAAAAGTACAAGAACAACCCGCAGATGCTCCAGCAGAAGACGGGCGAGCTCTTCCGCGAGTCGGGCGTCAACCCGCTCGCCGGCTGTCTGCCGCTGCTCGTGCAGATGCCGATCCTCATGGGCATGTACTACGCGCTGTTTAACTTCACGTTCCCAAGCCCGGAGGCGGCGGCGTTCTTCTGGCTGCCGAACATGAGCGAGCCCGACCCGTTCTACATCCTGCCCGTGCTCTCGGCGGCGACCACCTATCTCCAGCAGAAGATGACCTCCACCGAGATGAATGCACAGATGAAGATCATGATGACCGTCATGCCGCTCTTCATCGGCTGGATCAGCCTCACATTCCCCTCGGGACTCGTGCTCTACTGGGTCACGATGAACATCGTGCAGATTACGCAGCAGTGGTGGATGTACCGCGGCGAGGGCGCAGCGAAGGAGGCACACTGA
- the jag gene encoding RNA-binding cell elongation regulator Jag/EloR, with amino-acid sequence MAEIIETTGKTVEDALSHALDKLGCGRAEVTYEIVQEPSGGFLGLWGKREARIRVTTRPVIPPQRTEIQTPAPPTVIASSPAPASQEQGQQEDGFGVRKRFHTDLRSSARKSSEQSVSRGGYGDRQERPARTSEDRRAPREGSGQGGYGERRERSARGGYGEQRRSQGQDFRKERRERPSYERSDANYEERSHRERTDSQLIPLTDEMHAAAEAFLGDIFAAMHLSVTLTRTDTPVGTIFNMEGENLGILIGKHGATLDSLQYLTNLVVNKIPETGYARIILDVEDYRARREETLTRLAGHLADKACRIGEEIHLEPMSRHERKIIHMALQDNRRVTTYSAGDNPRRYVVIVPRRRRYTRDYEEPSYDRYER; translated from the coding sequence ATGGCAGAGATCATCGAGACCACCGGCAAGACCGTCGAGGATGCACTCTCGCATGCGCTTGACAAACTCGGCTGCGGCAGAGCCGAGGTCACCTACGAGATCGTACAGGAGCCGTCGGGTGGATTCCTCGGGCTCTGGGGCAAACGCGAGGCGCGCATCCGCGTCACGACGCGCCCTGTCATTCCGCCGCAGCGCACGGAGATCCAGACCCCTGCGCCGCCGACCGTGATCGCATCGTCCCCTGCTCCTGCATCTCAGGAGCAGGGACAGCAGGAGGATGGATTCGGCGTACGCAAGCGTTTCCATACCGATCTGCGCTCCTCGGCGCGCAAGAGTTCGGAGCAGTCTGTCTCACGCGGTGGATATGGCGACCGTCAGGAGCGGCCTGCGCGTACGAGCGAGGATCGTCGTGCGCCGCGCGAGGGCAGCGGGCAGGGCGGCTATGGAGAGCGGCGGGAGCGTTCCGCACGCGGCGGCTACGGTGAGCAGCGCCGCAGTCAGGGACAGGATTTCCGCAAGGAGCGGAGAGAACGTCCCTCCTACGAACGCAGCGATGCGAACTATGAGGAGCGCAGCCACCGCGAGCGGACGGACAGTCAGCTCATCCCGCTTACCGATGAGATGCATGCAGCCGCAGAGGCATTCCTTGGCGATATATTCGCCGCGATGCATCTCAGCGTCACGCTCACGCGCACGGACACGCCTGTGGGCACGATCTTTAACATGGAGGGCGAGAACCTCGGCATCCTGATCGGCAAGCATGGAGCGACGCTCGACTCGCTCCAGTACCTCACGAACCTCGTTGTGAACAAGATTCCCGAGACGGGCTATGCGCGCATCATCCTCGATGTGGAGGACTATCGTGCGCGCCGTGAGGAGACCCTCACGCGCCTCGCGGGGCATCTCGCGGACAAGGCATGCCGCATCGGCGAGGAGATCCACCTCGAGCCGATGAGCCGCCACGAGCGCAAGATCATCCACATGGCGCTGCAGGACAACCGCCGCGTCACCACCTACAGCGCGGGCGACAATCCGCGCCGTTACGTTGTCATCGTGCCGCGTCGCCGGCGCTACACGCGTGACTACGAGGAGCCGAGCTACGACCGCTACGAGCGGTGA
- the mnmE gene encoding tRNA uridine-5-carboxymethylaminomethyl(34) synthesis GTPase MnmE, which produces MTEDTISQIATAYGAGGIGIIRVSGADAFAVARQIFRPVRGDLGEITPYRAHYGQITAADSGVIDEGILLPMRAPHSYTGEDVVELQCHGGSIVLREVLLRTWEAGARPAEAGEFTKRAFLNGRLDLTRAEGVMELIAAKSARSARAARERMAGALSQEIAAIRHRLLGAIARIEAGIDFPEDDIPAASAAALREDITAAASAVRRLLTGANAGRILREGVKTVIVGRPNVGKSSLLNALVGTERAIVTDVPGTTRDVIEEEISIEGIPLRLLDTAGLRAAEDAVEQIGVARTEQHMRDAELVLAVFDSSSELTEEDHELIARLREMNAETIILCNKEDCARVLRVADFDGVNAPVLMISAQAGTGLDALRETIAARVQMMEGDLSDGALPNKEREVEALQRAARHLSEAEKTLAAEMGTDFISIDLRGAYDTLGAILGETVDTDLIDRIFSEFCIGK; this is translated from the coding sequence ATGACAGAGGATACGATCAGCCAGATCGCCACCGCATACGGCGCGGGCGGCATCGGCATCATTCGCGTGAGTGGAGCGGACGCATTTGCCGTTGCACGGCAGATCTTCCGCCCTGTGCGGGGTGATCTTGGGGAGATCACGCCCTACCGCGCGCACTATGGACAGATCACAGCGGCGGACAGCGGCGTCATTGACGAGGGGATCTTGCTGCCCATGCGTGCACCGCACTCGTATACGGGCGAGGATGTCGTGGAGCTGCAGTGCCACGGCGGGAGCATCGTCCTGCGTGAGGTGCTGCTGCGGACGTGGGAGGCGGGTGCGCGTCCTGCCGAGGCGGGCGAGTTCACGAAGCGCGCCTTTCTGAACGGACGGCTCGACCTCACGCGTGCCGAGGGCGTCATGGAGCTCATCGCGGCAAAGAGCGCACGCAGCGCCCGCGCCGCACGCGAGCGCATGGCAGGCGCCCTCTCGCAGGAGATCGCAGCGATCCGCCACCGCCTCCTCGGCGCGATTGCGCGCATCGAGGCGGGCATCGACTTCCCCGAGGACGACATCCCCGCCGCCTCCGCTGCCGCACTCAGAGAGGATATTACGGCGGCGGCATCAGCTGTTCGGCGTCTCCTCACGGGGGCAAATGCGGGGCGTATCCTGCGTGAGGGTGTCAAGACCGTCATCGTCGGGCGTCCGAACGTCGGCAAGTCGAGCCTCCTCAACGCCCTCGTCGGCACAGAGCGTGCCATTGTGACCGATGTGCCGGGCACGACGCGCGATGTCATCGAGGAGGAGATCAGCATCGAGGGCATCCCCCTGCGCCTCCTCGACACGGCAGGGCTGCGCGCGGCAGAGGATGCGGTGGAGCAGATTGGCGTCGCGCGCACAGAGCAGCATATGCGGGACGCGGAGCTCGTGCTTGCCGTCTTTGACAGCTCCAGTGAGCTCACAGAGGAGGATCATGAGCTCATTGCACGTCTGCGCGAGATGAACGCCGAGACCATCATCCTCTGCAACAAGGAGGACTGCGCGCGCGTCCTGCGCGTCGCGGACTTTGACGGTGTGAATGCGCCCGTCCTCATGATCTCCGCACAGGCGGGGACGGGACTCGATGCCCTGCGCGAGACCATCGCCGCGCGCGTGCAGATGATGGAGGGCGATCTCAGCGACGGTGCACTCCCGAACAAGGAGCGCGAGGTAGAGGCGCTGCAGCGCGCCGCACGTCACCTCTCCGAGGCGGAGAAGACCCTCGCGGCGGAGATGGGCACGGACTTTATCTCCATCGACCTGCGCGGTGCCTACGACACCCTCGGCGCGATTCTCGGCGAGACCGTCGACACCGACCTCATCGACCGCATCTTCAGCGAGTTCTGCATTGGGAAATAA
- a CDS encoding iron-containing alcohol dehydrogenase, whose amino-acid sequence MQSFTFHCPTEVVFGRGAENAVAEKLRAFGASRVLILYGGGSAERSGLLSRIEKNLTSAGLAFLVMGGVRPNPRVSFVREAIREGIAADVNFVLAVGGGSVIDSAKAVAHGIANPTVDIWDIWTRKAELTKTMPFGSVLTIPAAGSETSDSAVLTNEDTGRKIGLNTQLNRPVIAFMNPELAFTLPREQIAAGAADIMMHTMERYFTSVKETNLFTDRIAEQLLLTVMESVKRLLVSRKDYDAMSELMWAGSVSHSGLTELGRRKDFSVHKLGHEFSARYDATHAMTLTALWGSWARHVYHDDAARFAHFAAAIFGVDAGTDEERARAGIRKMEEFFTEIGMPTSLAGLGVGVLTKGAIEEIASAATANDTIRLGDFRPLTRADAIAIYEAANH is encoded by the coding sequence ATGCAAAGCTTTACCTTTCACTGCCCCACCGAGGTTGTGTTCGGGCGGGGCGCGGAGAATGCGGTCGCCGAAAAACTGCGCGCGTTCGGGGCGAGCCGCGTGCTCATCCTCTACGGGGGCGGCAGCGCCGAGCGCTCGGGGCTGCTCTCGCGCATCGAGAAGAATCTGACGTCTGCGGGGCTCGCGTTCCTCGTCATGGGCGGTGTCCGTCCGAATCCGCGCGTCTCGTTCGTGCGTGAGGCAATCCGCGAGGGGATTGCGGCGGATGTGAACTTCGTCCTCGCGGTCGGTGGCGGCAGTGTCATCGACTCGGCAAAGGCGGTCGCACACGGGATTGCGAACCCGACCGTCGATATCTGGGACATCTGGACGCGCAAGGCAGAGCTGACGAAGACCATGCCGTTTGGCTCCGTCCTCACAATCCCCGCTGCGGGCAGCGAGACGAGCGACTCGGCGGTGCTGACGAACGAGGATACGGGGCGAAAGATCGGGCTGAACACGCAGCTGAACCGTCCCGTCATCGCCTTTATGAACCCCGAGCTCGCCTTCACCCTGCCGCGTGAGCAGATCGCGGCGGGGGCGGCGGACATCATGATGCACACGATGGAGCGCTACTTTACGAGTGTCAAGGAGACGAATCTCTTTACCGACCGCATTGCCGAGCAGTTGCTCCTCACCGTCATGGAGTCGGTCAAACGCCTCCTCGTCAGCCGCAAGGACTACGACGCGATGAGCGAGCTCATGTGGGCGGGCAGCGTCTCGCACAGCGGACTCACGGAGCTCGGGCGCAGAAAGGACTTCTCTGTGCACAAGCTCGGTCACGAGTTCTCCGCGCGCTACGACGCGACGCACGCGATGACGCTCACCGCGCTCTGGGGATCGTGGGCGCGGCATGTCTATCACGACGACGCGGCGCGCTTTGCCCACTTCGCCGCTGCCATCTTCGGCGTCGATGCGGGCACGGATGAGGAGCGCGCACGCGCCGGCATCCGCAAGATGGAGGAGTTCTTCACCGAGATCGGCATGCCCACGAGCCTCGCGGGACTCGGTGTCGGCGTGCTCACAAAGGGCGCGATCGAGGAGATTGCAAGCGCCGCGACGGCGAACGACACAATCCGCCTCGGCGACTTCCGCCCGCTCACGCGCGCGGATGCCATCGCCATCTACGAGGCGGCGAATCACTGA
- a CDS encoding HlyD family secretion protein, translated as MQTKTVRIVLVLIALALLGAFAWREYAAQEERAHLLTGTVEARRVEVSTKESGYIEELFLEEGMAVHAGDVAARIGRRDLDAALLRDAAALAHAETSLQRTRSGNRAEEIRAAAERTRAARAAAEKANADYARGTALIADGAISQQAFDALREARDTADANLRAREEEQRLMERGSRSEDIQMAEEDVRRQQAILAIDSSAVSDLTVRVPKDGVVLTKNYEPGEFVRAGTPLATLIDPQDIWVKVYVTTDVLGDLRIGNPAKIYIDGQAEALPGTVTEISDAAEFTLRQSITKNERANLVFAVKVAVDNAAGILKPGMPADVDLELRDGQ; from the coding sequence ATGCAGACAAAGACGGTGCGGATCGTGCTCGTTCTGATCGCCCTCGCACTGCTCGGCGCATTTGCTTGGCGTGAATACGCGGCGCAGGAGGAGCGCGCGCATCTCCTCACTGGGACGGTCGAGGCGCGGCGCGTGGAGGTCAGCACGAAGGAGAGCGGCTACATTGAGGAGCTCTTCCTGGAGGAAGGAATGGCGGTGCACGCGGGCGATGTGGCGGCACGCATTGGGCGCCGCGATCTGGATGCCGCCCTCCTGCGCGATGCGGCGGCGCTCGCACATGCCGAGACGAGCCTTCAGCGGACGCGCAGCGGGAACCGCGCGGAGGAGATCCGCGCGGCGGCGGAGCGGACACGCGCGGCACGCGCCGCCGCCGAGAAGGCGAATGCGGACTATGCGCGCGGAACGGCGCTCATCGCAGACGGGGCGATCTCGCAGCAGGCGTTTGATGCCCTGCGTGAGGCACGCGATACGGCGGACGCGAATCTGCGCGCGCGTGAGGAGGAGCAGCGGCTGATGGAGCGCGGCAGCCGCTCTGAGGACATCCAGATGGCGGAGGAGGATGTGCGGCGTCAGCAGGCAATCCTCGCAATCGATTCGTCTGCGGTCAGCGATCTCACCGTCCGCGTACCGAAGGACGGCGTCGTCCTCACGAAAAACTATGAGCCGGGCGAATTCGTCCGCGCGGGTACGCCGCTCGCAACGCTCATCGATCCGCAGGACATCTGGGTCAAGGTCTACGTGACGACCGACGTGCTCGGCGACCTGCGCATCGGGAATCCCGCAAAGATTTACATCGACGGGCAGGCGGAGGCTCTTCCCGGCACGGTCACGGAGATCAGCGATGCGGCGGAGTTCACCCTGCGCCAGAGCATCACGAAGAACGAGCGCGCGAATCTCGTCTTTGCCGTAAAGGTCGCGGTGGACAATGCCGCGGGCATCCTAAAGCCCGGCATGCCGGCGGATGTCGATCTGGAGCTGCGCGATGGACAGTAG
- a CDS encoding ABC transporter ATP-binding protein has protein sequence MDSRKSAAAAPVIETHALTRVFGSYTAVDRLNLAVPRGAIYGFIGSNGSGKSTAIRMICGLLPPTSGTAYVLGCDTAAHPERARQSLGYMSQRFSLYANMTVAENMMFYGGLYGLTRDERRTRTQEVLVRMQLTDKRDVLAGGLSGGQKQRLALGCAILHRPALLVLDEPTSAVDPTSRRLFWNLLSEMAGTEQTTIFVTTHFMDEAEHCDEIAFLQRGRKIASGSPTRLKEELPARLYVLPEEAAEAGEAALRAAGVAFDEVYVFGRQVRALVPRDAVLPEELHAAPWELTMEDVFIYYDRRQRG, from the coding sequence ATGGACAGTAGGAAAAGCGCCGCAGCCGCGCCCGTCATCGAGACGCACGCGCTCACGCGCGTCTTTGGCAGCTACACGGCTGTCGATCGGCTGAACCTCGCCGTGCCGCGCGGGGCAATCTATGGGTTCATCGGATCGAACGGCTCGGGCAAATCCACGGCGATCCGCATGATCTGCGGGCTCCTGCCGCCGACGAGCGGCACGGCGTACGTGCTCGGCTGCGACACGGCCGCGCATCCCGAGCGCGCACGGCAGTCACTTGGCTATATGTCACAGCGATTCAGCCTCTATGCGAATATGACCGTAGCGGAGAATATGATGTTCTACGGCGGGCTCTACGGCCTCACGCGCGACGAGCGGCGCACGCGTACACAGGAGGTGCTCGTGCGGATGCAGCTGACGGACAAGCGCGATGTGCTTGCGGGCGGTCTCTCGGGCGGGCAGAAGCAGCGGCTCGCGCTCGGCTGTGCGATCCTCCATCGGCCGGCGCTCCTCGTCCTCGATGAGCCGACCTCCGCCGTCGATCCGACCTCGCGGCGGCTCTTTTGGAATCTGCTCTCGGAGATGGCGGGCACGGAGCAGACGACAATCTTTGTCACAACGCATTTTATGGATGAGGCAGAGCACTGCGACGAGATCGCCTTTCTGCAGCGCGGCAGGAAGATCGCCTCCGGCTCGCCGACGCGGCTCAAGGAGGAACTGCCCGCGCGGCTCTACGTCCTCCCAGAGGAGGCTGCGGAGGCGGGGGAGGCGGCGCTCCGTGCGGCGGGGGTTGCCTTCGACGAGGTCTATGTGTTCGGACGGCAGGTGCGCGCGCTCGTCCCGCGGGATGCCGTCCTGCCCGAGGAGCTGCACGCAGCGCCGTGGGAGCTCACGATGGAGGACGTCTTTATCTACTACGATCGGCGGCAGAGGGGGTGA
- a CDS encoding ABC transporter permease — MMRIWALLVKELIQMRRDPMTIGVTFLLPVIYLVVFGFAISTDVRHQSTVVFDQSRSEESRNFLAAMTASGYFDLRYIAWSYDELNARIESGDAKIGVVFPPDLAREANAGHTVPIQVIVDASDSIASTSAIAAVTGLGMRLQPVAARAATAAAPAYDVRIRAWYNPDAVTSYYMLPALMGIILTITMVLMVSMSIVREREAGTLEQLLVTPLSVWELLVGKILPYIILGYIQTTICVLVALAVFGVPLRGSIVLLYALTTLFLLASLTMGLMISSLAQNQLQAGLMSIATLLPGMLLSGFMFPRAAMPEFFQYISLAIPMTHYIEILRMIFLKGGGITALWDETAFLALFTLVFFGTAVRKFKRSVV, encoded by the coding sequence ATGATGCGCATATGGGCGCTCCTCGTCAAGGAGCTCATTCAGATGCGGCGCGATCCCATGACGATCGGCGTGACCTTTCTCCTGCCCGTCATCTACCTCGTCGTGTTCGGCTTTGCCATCAGTACGGACGTGCGGCATCAGTCGACCGTTGTGTTCGATCAGTCGCGGAGCGAGGAGAGCCGCAATTTCCTCGCGGCGATGACGGCGAGCGGCTATTTCGACCTGCGCTATATCGCGTGGAGCTATGACGAGCTGAACGCGCGCATCGAGAGCGGCGATGCGAAGATCGGCGTCGTCTTTCCGCCCGATCTCGCGCGTGAGGCAAATGCGGGGCATACGGTGCCGATCCAGGTGATCGTCGACGCCTCGGACTCCATCGCCTCGACCTCCGCCATCGCGGCGGTGACGGGGCTCGGGATGCGGCTGCAGCCCGTCGCTGCACGCGCCGCAACTGCCGCAGCACCCGCCTACGACGTGCGAATCCGCGCGTGGTACAACCCCGACGCCGTCACCTCCTACTACATGCTGCCCGCGCTCATGGGCATCATCCTCACGATCACGATGGTGCTCATGGTCTCCATGTCGATCGTGCGTGAGCGCGAGGCCGGGACGCTCGAGCAGCTTCTTGTGACGCCGCTCTCGGTATGGGAGCTCCTCGTCGGCAAGATCCTGCCCTACATCATCCTCGGCTACATCCAGACGACGATCTGCGTCCTCGTCGCCCTGGCTGTGTTCGGTGTACCTCTGCGCGGGAGCATCGTCCTCCTCTACGCGCTCACAACCCTCTTTCTCCTCGCCTCCCTCACGATGGGGCTCATGATCTCATCGCTCGCGCAGAACCAACTGCAGGCAGGGCTCATGAGCATCGCGACCCTACTGCCGGGCATGCTGCTCTCGGGCTTCATGTTCCCGCGCGCGGCAATGCCCGAGTTCTTTCAATACATCAGCCTCGCGATCCCCATGACGCACTATATCGAGATCCTGCGCATGATCTTCCTCAAGGGCGGCGGCATCACGGCACTCTGGGACGAGACCGCCTTCCTCGCGCTCTTCACCCTCGTGTTCTTCGGCACCGCCGTACGGAAATTCAAGCGGTCGGTGGTATAA
- a CDS encoding metal-dependent hydrolase — protein MKWVSHVTLTGTIAYAITADPMCTAAAALGAVLPDKIEGTPASQGWSTWRSRHRGWSHWPVLYLALIGGLAQAKAYFFYDAAFFSVLTWLFIGALLHIAEDAVCGKVPGITPTQKVGIRLFSVGSFREYAFVLFCIVVVYAGQYILRI, from the coding sequence ATGAAGTGGGTATCCCACGTCACCCTCACGGGCACCATCGCCTACGCCATCACCGCCGATCCCATGTGTACCGCAGCCGCAGCGCTCGGCGCCGTCCTCCCCGATAAGATCGAGGGCACGCCGGCGAGCCAAGGATGGAGTACATGGCGCAGCCGCCATCGCGGCTGGTCGCACTGGCCCGTGCTCTACCTCGCCCTCATCGGCGGACTCGCACAGGCAAAGGCGTACTTCTTCTATGATGCCGCATTCTTCTCCGTCCTCACATGGCTCTTCATCGGCGCTCTCCTGCACATCGCGGAGGACGCCGTCTGCGGCAAAGTCCCCGGCATCACGCCCACGCAGAAGGTCGGCATCCGCCTCTTCTCTGTTGGTTCCTTCCGTGAATATGCATTCGTGCTCTTCTGTATCGTTGTTGTATATGCAGGACAATATATTCTACGCATATAA
- a CDS encoding Rrf2 family transcriptional regulator, producing MQISSRFTIAIHILICVELYGNDAPATSESLAGSIGAHPVVIRRILGQLRRAGLITVARGREGGAHIARPLADITLADVFRAVESIADNTLFSFHENPNPACPVGRSIHTILDGHLAAIQRAMEREMEKTTLADVMNEARVEVDAM from the coding sequence ATGCAAATCTCAAGCCGCTTCACCATCGCCATCCACATCCTCATCTGCGTCGAACTCTACGGCAACGACGCCCCCGCCACGAGCGAGAGCCTTGCGGGCAGCATCGGTGCACATCCCGTCGTCATCCGCCGCATCCTCGGACAGCTGCGCCGCGCGGGGCTCATCACCGTTGCGCGCGGACGCGAGGGCGGCGCCCACATTGCGCGCCCCCTTGCGGACATCACCCTCGCCGACGTATTCCGCGCCGTCGAGAGCATCGCAGACAACACACTCTTCAGCTTCCACGAGAACCCGAACCCCGCCTGCCCCGTCGGCCGCAGCATCCACACAATCCTCGACGGCCACCTCGCCGCAATCCAACGCGCAATGGAGCGCGAGATGGAGAAGACCACCCTCGCGGACGTGATGAACGAGGCGCGTGTGGAGGTCGACGCAATGTGA
- a CDS encoding DUF1659 domain-containing protein, translating into MARKDAASKITLKVTTGVGADGKTLYKNRTISGIAPSLTDADALTVGRGFAGLQKHGLSLVTRTDTAVLED; encoded by the coding sequence ATGGCACGCAAAGATGCAGCGAGCAAGATCACGCTCAAGGTGACGACGGGAGTCGGCGCGGACGGCAAGACGCTCTACAAGAACCGCACGATCAGCGGGATTGCGCCGAGCCTCACGGATGCGGATGCGCTGACGGTGGGCCGCGGTTTCGCGGGTCTCCAGAAGCACGGCCTGAGCCTCGTGACGCGCACGGACACGGCCGTTCTCGAGGACTGA
- a CDS encoding DUF2922 domain-containing protein has protein sequence MSTKKQLRMTMKMSSGKEMTVSLMDPKDGLTKAEVTTCLQDVIDKKAIVAGEAYPVSVKDIAIQTVDTEKLA, from the coding sequence ATGTCGACGAAGAAACAGCTGCGCATGACGATGAAGATGTCGAGCGGCAAGGAGATGACGGTGAGCCTGATGGATCCGAAGGACGGTCTGACGAAGGCAGAGGTCACGACCTGCCTGCAGGATGTCATCGATAAGAAGGCGATTGTCGCAGGCGAGGCGTACCCCGTCTCGGTGAAGGACATCGCGATTCAGACGGTGGATACGGAGAAGCTCGCCTAA
- a CDS encoding zinc ribbon domain-containing protein, producing MFCPKCSKFVPSSANACPNCGIPIITGFSPNYGAGFDLGDDDTESRNDAKPRKIMDSDLYDDVPDNDIVITDSDKPTGIGSKLKSLFGFGKG from the coding sequence ATGTTCTGTCCGAAATGCAGCAAATTCGTCCCCTCCTCCGCAAACGCCTGCCCGAACTGCGGCATCCCCATCATCACGGGATTCTCGCCGAACTACGGCGCGGGCTTCGACCTCGGCGACGACGACACGGAGAGCCGAAACGATGCAAAGCCACGCAAAATCATGGACAGCGACCTATATGACGATGTTCCCGATAATGACATCGTCATAACAGACAGCGACAAACCAACAGGCATCGGCAGCAAACTCAAATCCCTCTTCGGCTTCGGCAAAGGCTGA